One uncultured Methanobrevibacter sp. genomic window carries:
- a CDS encoding acyltransferase family protein: MEFLNFDVGKNRIYWVDWLKTIAILAVLLLHCSSKYLLPELVFQPNWYCGVFFESISRFGVPLFIMVSGFLILRKNQPISSVPKRLKRVFIPFIFWLIIYVIAKFVMINHSFDLIQLGYFMVQAILDPTIASIEFWFVYMILGLYVFSPIITTWLHNTEIYEIEYFLIVWALISFVGFSNVDFLLYDYLKYFTGSIGYFILGYYLYVKQKSILKNKHFGLLLFVIGTLVSFLGTILSSMAIGEQSLLFFNLGDITPNACLQAMGIFIIVSNTDWRKYSKSINNAVVYFSIASYGVYLANVLFINILDKIISFNILGNATLTIIVEWIIVFLLCNIFIRLMSKIPVLDKFSGI, from the coding sequence TTGGAATTTTTAAATTTTGATGTTGGTAAAAATCGTATATATTGGGTTGATTGGTTAAAAACTATTGCAATACTTGCAGTGTTGTTATTGCATTGTTCTTCAAAATATTTACTTCCGGAACTCGTATTTCAACCAAATTGGTATTGTGGTGTATTTTTTGAATCAATTTCCAGATTTGGAGTTCCTTTATTTATAATGGTTTCAGGATTTCTTATTTTAAGGAAAAACCAACCAATATCTTCTGTTCCTAAAAGACTTAAAAGAGTTTTTATTCCTTTTATTTTTTGGTTGATAATTTATGTAATAGCTAAATTTGTAATGATTAACCATTCATTTGATTTAATTCAATTAGGATATTTCATGGTTCAAGCAATATTGGATCCTACTATTGCTTCAATTGAGTTTTGGTTTGTTTACATGATTTTAGGATTATATGTATTTTCACCAATTATTACTACATGGTTACATAATACTGAAATATATGAAATAGAATATTTTTTAATTGTATGGGCTTTAATCTCATTTGTAGGATTTTCAAATGTTGATTTTTTATTATATGATTATTTAAAATATTTCACAGGAAGTATTGGTTATTTTATATTGGGATATTATTTGTATGTAAAACAAAAATCTATTTTAAAAAATAAACATTTTGGATTATTATTGTTTGTAATAGGAACATTAGTATCATTTTTAGGAACAATATTATCTTCTATGGCTATTGGTGAACAGTCTTTATTATTTTTTAATTTAGGGGATATTACTCCAAATGCATGTCTTCAAGCTATGGGGATATTTATAATAGTATCAAATACAGATTGGAGAAAATATTCTAAATCAATTAATAATGCAGTTGTTTATTTTAGTATTGCAAGTTATGGTGTTTATTTGGCTAATGTATTATTTATTAATATTTTAGATAAAATCATTTCATTTAATATTTTAGGTAATGCTACATTAACTATAATTGTGGAATGGATTATTGTATTTTTACTATGTAATATTTTTATTAGATTAATGAGTAAAATTCCAGTTTTAGATAAATTTTCTGGAATTTAA
- the tgtA gene encoding tRNA guanosine(15) transglycosylase TgtA — protein MFEIKAKDNRGRVGVLKTNSGDVKTPNLMPVIHPRKQTIDVKKYGADIVITNAYLIYKDEDLKKKAADIGLHKLINFDGPIMTDSGSFQLSVYGDVDITNKEVIEFQELIKTDIGTSLDIPTAPFVTREKAEEDLKITLNRAKEAIDYRNSQDMKMKINSVVQGSTFLDLRRNCADELTKLNADLYPIGAVVPLMESYHYKELVDVVMNSVAHLPDNKPRHLMGAGHPMIFALAVAMGCDLFDSAAYILYAEDDRLLSTRGTYKLENLQEMPCSCEVCCKYTPDDLRAMPKEKRRDLIAQHNLNVSFAELRLIRQAIYEGSLMELVEERCRAHPNLLEALRQLGNYNKDLEKYDPRSKKSAFFYTGPESLYRSEVLRHIQKLRQMPKKRDLVILPASRKPYNKYISGKLGTFYVYGSEQELDLDNTDFMVLDVPFGLIPLEIDEVYPLSQNESPRTWDVSSLEFIEDFMSEFIGYYDQVLIHSNVIKKLDVELYNIHSQSDEIRYKKDDLKKIKAIADYQFGVGVGDELFKGNINIEKSKKTGKIRHIYDGKTLIVNMRASDSFLILSKEGAKRLHNATKYPENRVVVNKDSEPFALDGKSVFSKFVVECDENIRAKDEVLIVNEDDKLLAYGKSLLSAHEITDFQTGQAIKTRKGMKK, from the coding sequence ATGTTTGAGATTAAAGCTAAAGATAATAGAGGGCGTGTTGGAGTTTTAAAAACTAATTCTGGTGATGTAAAAACTCCTAATTTAATGCCTGTTATTCATCCACGTAAGCAAACTATTGATGTTAAAAAATATGGGGCAGATATAGTAATTACTAATGCTTATTTGATTTATAAAGATGAAGATTTAAAAAAGAAAGCTGCAGATATTGGATTACATAAATTAATTAATTTTGATGGTCCAATTATGACAGATTCTGGTTCATTCCAGTTATCTGTTTATGGTGATGTGGATATTACAAATAAAGAAGTAATTGAATTTCAAGAATTGATTAAAACTGATATTGGAACAAGTTTAGATATTCCAACAGCACCTTTTGTAACTCGTGAAAAAGCTGAAGAAGATTTAAAAATAACTTTAAACAGAGCTAAAGAAGCTATTGATTATAGAAATTCTCAAGATATGAAAATGAAAATAAATTCAGTAGTTCAAGGTTCAACTTTTTTAGATTTAAGAAGGAATTGTGCTGATGAATTGACAAAATTAAACGCTGATTTGTATCCTATTGGTGCTGTAGTTCCTTTAATGGAATCATATCATTATAAAGAACTTGTTGATGTTGTAATGAATAGTGTAGCACACTTGCCAGATAATAAGCCTCGTCATTTGATGGGTGCAGGTCATCCAATGATTTTTGCTCTAGCTGTGGCTATGGGTTGTGATTTGTTTGATTCTGCAGCTTATATTTTATATGCTGAAGATGATAGGTTATTATCCACTAGGGGAACATATAAACTTGAAAACTTACAAGAAATGCCATGTTCTTGTGAAGTGTGTTGTAAATACACTCCTGATGATTTAAGAGCTATGCCTAAAGAAAAAAGAAGGGATTTAATAGCTCAACATAATTTAAATGTTTCATTTGCTGAATTAAGATTAATTAGGCAAGCTATTTATGAAGGTTCATTGATGGAGTTAGTTGAAGAGCGTTGTAGAGCACATCCTAATTTATTAGAAGCACTTCGTCAACTAGGTAATTACAATAAAGATTTAGAAAAATATGATCCTAGAAGTAAAAAATCTGCATTTTTCTACACCGGTCCAGAGTCTTTATACAGGAGTGAAGTTTTAAGACATATTCAAAAATTAAGACAAATGCCTAAAAAACGTGATTTAGTTATTTTACCTGCTTCACGTAAGCCATATAATAAATATATTTCAGGAAAACTTGGAACATTTTATGTGTATGGTAGTGAACAAGAATTGGATTTGGATAATACTGATTTTATGGTATTAGATGTTCCATTTGGACTTATTCCACTTGAAATTGATGAAGTATATCCATTAAGTCAAAATGAATCTCCTAGAACTTGGGATGTAAGTAGTTTAGAGTTTATTGAAGATTTCATGTCTGAATTTATAGGGTATTATGATCAAGTTTTGATACATTCTAATGTAATTAAAAAATTAGATGTTGAATTATATAATATTCATAGTCAGTCTGATGAAATTAGATATAAAAAAGATGATCTTAAAAAGATTAAAGCAATTGCTGACTATCAATTTGGTGTTGGAGTTGGTGATGAGTTATTTAAAGGCAATATAAATATAGAAAAAAGTAAAAAAACAGGTAAAATAAGACATATTTATGATGGCAAAACATTAATTGTAAATATGAGAGCTTCTGATAGTTTTTTAATTCTTTCAAAAGAAGGAGCAAAAAGACTTCATAATGCTACAAAATATCCTGAAAATAGGGTTGTAGTTAACAAAGACTCAGAACCATTTGCATTAGATGGAAAAAGTGTCTTTTCTAAATTTGTTGTTGAATGTGATGAGAATATAAGGGCTAAAGATGAAGTATTAATTGTAAATGAAGATGATAAATTACTTGCCTATGGTAAATCCTTATTAAGTGCTCATGAAATCACTGATTTCCAAACAGGACAAGCTATTAAAACACGTAAAGGAATGAAAAAATAG
- the cobA gene encoding uroporphyrinogen-III C-methyltransferase encodes MVVYLVGAGPGDADLITLKAVKALNKADVVLYDYLANDEILEHAPEDAQKIYVGKKAGEHYKTQDQINELIVQQAKEHNNVVRLKGGDPFVFGRGGEEILALMENNIKFEVIPGVTSAIGAPTSLGLPVTHRALATSVTLVTGHEDPTKKENQVKWDYTADTLVILMGIGNIKENTTEIMKYRPENTPVCVIESGTLPNENVIFGTLKNIAEKEINTPAILIVGDVVNLYKDIYNY; translated from the coding sequence ATGGTAGTTTATTTAGTTGGTGCAGGTCCTGGAGATGCAGATTTAATAACTCTTAAAGCTGTTAAAGCTTTAAATAAAGCAGATGTTGTTTTATATGATTATCTTGCTAATGATGAAATTTTAGAACATGCTCCCGAAGATGCTCAAAAAATTTATGTTGGTAAAAAAGCTGGTGAACATTATAAAACACAAGATCAAATTAATGAATTGATTGTCCAACAAGCTAAAGAACATAATAATGTTGTTCGTCTTAAAGGAGGAGATCCTTTTGTATTTGGTCGTGGTGGAGAAGAAATATTGGCTTTAATGGAAAATAATATAAAATTTGAAGTAATTCCGGGTGTAACTTCAGCTATTGGAGCACCAACTTCACTTGGACTACCGGTAACCCATAGGGCTTTAGCTACTTCTGTTACATTGGTAACAGGACATGAAGATCCCACCAAAAAAGAAAATCAGGTTAAATGGGATTATACTGCAGATACATTAGTTATATTAATGGGTATAGGTAATATTAAAGAGAACACAACTGAAATTATGAAGTATCGTCCTGAAAATACTCCAGTTTGTGTTATAGAAAGTGGTACTTTGCCAAATGAAAATGTAATATTTGGTACTTTAAAAAATATAGCTGAAAAGGAAATTAACACTCCAGCTATTTTAATTGTTGGGGATGTTGTAAATCTTTATAAAGATATTTATAATTATTGA
- a CDS encoding class I SAM-dependent methyltransferase gives MSDKVNTGNNIEDKKLIKNARKPEGKLGHEILDRMNKSHETMARWGVSHFKINKNDKILDIGCGGGRNLERFSAEISDDGSVVGIDYSEVSVEKSIKLNKQAIDEGKVKVLQGSVSEMPFGDESFDIVTGFETIYFWPDFINDLKEVNRVLKKEGLVFFCNEAVYREGEMDKYEDLIELLDMKIYSEDVLESALAEAGFKDFQAFINDENDWICVTARKV, from the coding sequence ATGTCTGATAAAGTAAATACAGGTAATAATATTGAAGATAAAAAACTTATTAAAAATGCTAGAAAACCAGAAGGAAAATTAGGGCATGAAATTCTGGATAGAATGAATAAATCTCATGAAACAATGGCAAGGTGGGGAGTTAGTCATTTTAAGATTAATAAAAATGATAAGATATTAGACATTGGTTGTGGTGGAGGAAGAAATCTAGAACGTTTCTCAGCTGAAATATCTGATGATGGAAGTGTTGTAGGAATAGATTACTCTGAAGTAAGTGTTGAAAAATCAATAAAATTAAATAAACAAGCTATTGATGAAGGTAAAGTTAAAGTTTTACAAGGTTCTGTATCTGAAATGCCATTTGGGGATGAAAGTTTTGATATTGTAACAGGATTTGAAACAATTTATTTTTGGCCAGACTTTATAAATGACTTAAAAGAAGTAAATAGAGTTCTTAAAAAAGAAGGATTAGTATTTTTCTGTAATGAGGCAGTTTACAGAGAAGGTGAAATGGACAAATATGAGGATTTAATTGAATTGTTGGATATGAAAATTTATTCTGAAGATGTTTTAGAATCTGCACTTGCTGAAGCAGGTTTTAAGGATTTTCAGGCATTTATCAATGATGAAAATGACTGGATTTGTGTAACTGCAAGAAAAGTTTAA
- a CDS encoding flippase, with protein MNKVRTIFANMSWLMASQIITSVCAFIWTILTARYLGVSDYGILGTATSFSVIVIVVADLGVTTYITRAIAVDYTIEKEYLGNALGLKLLLSVIYLLLTLFISFILGWNNYVILITFLFALENLIKSFYNLFFASFQAHEMMKYQAITNTLLNVLTLIFIVVICFTNFGLLGISFAYIIANLIGLVYCVLALTNHIVVPKILFDFSFFKKLIIAGIPFALTTLFYTLYYSIDMVMITQFSTTYATGLYNSTYKLINVLTLFYTIYSAVIFPVMSKLFKNGKDMLRLSFVKSIKYLSMITIPLAVATFFYAGDVIYLCYGNQYGEADSVLKILVWTVCFLFINGACSMILNASHKETSVTKIYSLAALFNAGLNLCLIPYFSAYGAAFATVLTDVLILVLEMYMISKINQLPNRHLIFDLIKIIIASVIMGGVFYLVHMSLWVAIPVGIIVYLLVIVLIRFFDNDDKLIIKQILGKA; from the coding sequence ATGAATAAAGTGCGAACAATTTTTGCAAATATGAGTTGGTTAATGGCTTCTCAAATTATTACAAGTGTTTGTGCTTTTATTTGGACTATTTTAACTGCACGTTACTTGGGAGTATCTGATTATGGTATTTTGGGAACTGCAACTTCTTTTTCTGTTATTGTAATTGTTGTTGCAGATTTAGGAGTCACTACTTATATTACGAGAGCTATTGCTGTTGATTATACTATTGAAAAAGAGTATTTAGGTAATGCTTTAGGTCTTAAATTGTTATTGTCAGTGATTTATTTACTTTTAACATTATTTATTTCGTTTATTTTAGGTTGGAATAATTATGTTATTTTAATAACTTTTTTATTTGCACTTGAAAATTTAATTAAATCATTTTACAATTTGTTTTTTGCTTCTTTTCAAGCTCATGAAATGATGAAGTATCAAGCTATTACAAATACTTTACTTAATGTGTTAACATTAATATTTATTGTTGTAATTTGTTTTACGAATTTTGGATTGCTTGGAATTAGTTTTGCATATATTATAGCTAATTTGATTGGTTTAGTTTATTGTGTTCTAGCATTAACTAATCATATTGTAGTTCCAAAAATTTTATTTGATTTTTCATTTTTTAAAAAATTAATCATTGCAGGCATTCCTTTTGCTTTAACTACTTTATTTTACACATTGTATTATTCTATTGACATGGTTATGATTACTCAATTTTCAACAACCTATGCAACAGGACTTTATAATTCCACGTATAAACTAATTAATGTTTTAACATTATTTTACACAATTTATTCAGCAGTTATTTTCCCAGTTATGAGTAAGCTATTTAAAAATGGAAAAGACATGTTGCGTCTTAGTTTTGTTAAATCAATTAAATATTTATCTATGATTACTATTCCATTAGCAGTAGCTACATTTTTCTATGCTGGTGATGTAATTTATTTATGTTATGGTAATCAATATGGGGAAGCAGATAGTGTATTGAAAATATTGGTGTGGACTGTTTGTTTCTTATTTATTAATGGTGCTTGTTCTATGATTTTAAACGCATCCCATAAAGAAACTTCTGTTACTAAAATTTATTCCCTAGCTGCTTTATTTAATGCAGGATTAAATTTATGTTTAATTCCATATTTCTCAGCGTATGGTGCTGCATTTGCGACTGTATTGACAGATGTCTTAATTTTAGTTTTAGAAATGTATATGATTAGTAAAATTAATCAACTTCCAAATAGACATCTAATTTTTGATTTAATCAAAATAATTATTGCATCAGTTATAATGGGTGGTGTATTCTATTTAGTTCACATGTCCTTATGGGTAGCTATTCCAGTTGGAATTATAGTTTATTTATTAGTCATTGTTCTTATAAGATTCTTTGATAATGATGATAAACTTATAATTAAACAAATTTTAGGTAAAGCTTAA
- the glmS gene encoding glutamine--fructose-6-phosphate transaminase (isomerizing): MCGIVGCILKNNDDAAPVLLDCISKLEYRGYDSIGIATVSDNGINIKKDKGKIEEVDAELDLADMPGYYGIAHVRWATHGDPNKINAHPQTDETGSVAIVHNGIIENYLDIKTQLEEEGHVFKSDTDTEVIPHLIHKYMDKGFDLEDALRETVNIIHGAYAIAAISKDEPDKIIATRKDSPLIVGIGEEGYYLASDSPAILKYANNIIYPEKGEFVIITKDEIIVKDEFDNVVEKEIETIDWTPEMAEKEGYDYFMIKEINEQSTAVRNTLTEKDHIQNIIDDLGDISRICFVACGTSYHASLTGKYLLESLAGIPTDVILASEFKYSVNTLNENTLVIFISQSGETADSLKALDLANESSKTLGIVNVAGSAITRRADYVIQTQAGPEIGVAATKTYLSQLTAIYLFSALFAKDEKLLEDIHRVPDFIDELLKETDSIKQMSKKYKFARDFFFIGRGYSYPIALEGALKLKEITYIHGEGYAAGELKHGPLALIDEGIPVVVVLPPGENYRKTMSNLEEVKSRGADILAIGSKDDDGLKLKSDDLFDINGEVKEIIAPLVYIVPLQLLAYFVAVEKGLDPDKPKNLAKCVTVE; this comes from the coding sequence ATGTGTGGAATTGTAGGTTGCATATTAAAAAATAATGATGATGCAGCTCCTGTTCTTTTAGATTGCATATCTAAATTGGAATACAGGGGTTATGATTCAATAGGTATAGCTACAGTTAGTGATAATGGTATTAACATTAAAAAAGATAAAGGGAAAATTGAAGAAGTTGATGCAGAGTTAGATTTAGCTGATATGCCAGGTTATTATGGTATTGCACATGTTCGTTGGGCTACTCATGGTGATCCAAATAAAATAAATGCACATCCACAAACTGATGAAACTGGATCAGTAGCTATTGTTCATAATGGAATTATTGAAAATTATTTAGATATTAAAACTCAACTTGAAGAAGAAGGTCATGTATTTAAATCAGATACTGATACTGAAGTCATCCCTCATTTAATTCATAAATACATGGATAAAGGTTTTGATTTAGAAGATGCTTTACGTGAAACAGTTAATATAATTCATGGAGCTTATGCTATAGCAGCTATTAGTAAAGATGAACCTGATAAAATAATAGCTACTCGTAAAGACAGTCCATTAATTGTTGGTATTGGTGAAGAAGGTTATTATCTTGCTTCTGATTCTCCAGCTATCTTAAAATATGCAAATAATATTATTTATCCTGAAAAAGGCGAATTTGTTATTATAACTAAAGATGAAATCATTGTTAAAGATGAATTTGATAATGTTGTAGAAAAAGAAATTGAAACTATTGATTGGACTCCTGAAATGGCTGAAAAGGAAGGCTATGATTATTTCATGATTAAAGAAATCAATGAGCAGTCCACTGCTGTTAGAAATACTTTAACTGAAAAAGATCACATTCAAAATATTATTGATGATTTGGGAGATATTTCAAGAATTTGTTTTGTAGCATGCGGTACATCTTATCATGCTTCTTTAACAGGTAAATATCTTTTAGAATCTCTTGCAGGTATTCCAACAGATGTTATTTTAGCTTCTGAATTTAAATATTCTGTAAATACATTAAATGAAAATACATTGGTTATATTCATATCTCAGTCTGGTGAAACTGCAGATAGTTTAAAAGCTTTAGATTTAGCTAATGAATCATCTAAAACATTAGGTATAGTTAATGTAGCAGGTTCAGCTATTACACGCCGTGCTGATTATGTAATACAAACTCAAGCAGGTCCTGAAATAGGAGTAGCAGCAACTAAAACATATTTAAGTCAGTTAACTGCTATTTATTTATTTTCAGCATTGTTTGCTAAAGATGAAAAGTTACTTGAAGATATTCACAGAGTTCCAGATTTCATTGATGAATTACTTAAAGAAACGGATTCAATTAAACAAATGTCTAAAAAATACAAGTTTGCTCGTGACTTTTTCTTTATTGGGAGAGGATATTCTTATCCAATAGCACTTGAAGGTGCACTTAAACTTAAAGAAATTACTTATATTCATGGTGAAGGTTATGCTGCAGGTGAACTTAAACATGGTCCGTTAGCACTTATTGATGAAGGTATTCCTGTTGTTGTAGTATTACCTCCTGGAGAAAATTATAGAAAAACAATGAGTAACTTAGAAGAAGTTAAATCTAGGGGTGCAGATATTTTAGCTATTGGTTCTAAAGATGATGATGGATTAAAATTAAAATCTGATGATTTATTTGATATTAATGGTGAAGTCAAAGAGATAATTGCTCCTTTGGTTTATATTGTACCATTACAATTGCTTGCATATTTTGTTGCAGTTGAAAAAGGTTTGGATCCAGATAAACCTAAAAATTTAGCTAAATGTGTAACTGTGGAATAA
- a CDS encoding MnmC family methyltransferase, which translates to MSYEKNARVINDDIFDLVNSCFESERSNGNINPRLNFFDDYKKYFVLTDDGSYSINSKEINHKIETLHTSTGAISESFEKFIKPMKFNYNENIAILDICAGLGYNSSAAIADFIKNSNNSNLQVDMVEISKATLACGLLVPSPIKEHDITKKAIEKQLIKENYASINYEKQEIPKNININVYIEDARQTIQNLKDNYYDAIFLDPFSQNMAPELFSLDFFKEFKRVIKDTGIIATYTSSAPVRAGFIEAGFHVGQGPIFGRKQGGTLASPNPKMLDKSLPKNDEIRIALSDVGIPFRDHGLNNNSDVILDKRTEVRHNARHNTKISSAVKTPIFLTKKMDDEKLKRRVERNLVKMNIPSTTSKEAFYILECEKNYQEKQDLKNNSRNRILDMIKKLEKVKNGNYEIISSEE; encoded by the coding sequence ATGAGTTATGAAAAAAATGCTAGAGTAATTAATGATGATATTTTTGACTTAGTTAATAGCTGTTTTGAAAGTGAAAGAAGTAATGGAAATATTAATCCTAGACTTAATTTTTTTGATGATTACAAAAAATATTTTGTTTTAACTGATGATGGATCTTATTCTATTAACTCTAAAGAAATAAATCATAAAATTGAAACACTTCATACATCCACAGGTGCAATAAGTGAATCCTTTGAAAAATTTATTAAACCTATGAAATTTAATTATAATGAAAACATAGCTATTTTAGATATCTGTGCAGGATTAGGATATAATTCATCTGCAGCAATAGCTGATTTTATCAAAAACAGTAACAATTCAAATTTACAGGTAGATATGGTTGAAATTTCAAAAGCAACACTTGCATGTGGACTTTTAGTTCCATCACCCATTAAAGAACATGATATTACTAAAAAAGCTATTGAAAAACAATTAATTAAAGAGAATTATGCTAGTATTAACTATGAAAAACAAGAGATTCCTAAAAATATTAACATTAATGTGTATATTGAAGATGCAAGACAGACTATTCAGAATCTAAAGGACAATTATTATGATGCGATATTTTTAGATCCATTTAGTCAAAATATGGCTCCAGAATTATTTTCATTAGATTTTTTTAAAGAATTTAAACGTGTAATCAAAGATACTGGTATTATAGCTACTTATACTTCATCTGCACCAGTTCGAGCAGGATTTATAGAAGCTGGATTCCATGTTGGACAAGGCCCTATTTTTGGAAGAAAACAGGGAGGAACCTTAGCTAGTCCAAATCCAAAAATGTTAGATAAATCCCTTCCAAAAAATGATGAAATTAGAATTGCACTATCTGATGTAGGTATCCCATTTAGAGATCATGGATTAAATAATAATAGTGATGTTATTTTAGATAAAAGAACAGAAGTAAGACACAATGCAAGACATAATACTAAAATATCTTCAGCTGTTAAAACACCGATCTTTTTAACTAAGAAAATGGATGATGAAAAATTAAAAAGACGTGTTGAACGTAATTTAGTTAAAATGAATATTCCATCTACAACTTCCAAAGAAGCATTTTATATTTTAGAATGTGAAAAAAACTATCAGGAAAAACAAGATTTAAAAAATAACTCTAGAAATAGAATTCTTGATATGATTAAAAAATTAGAAAAAGTAAAAAATGGAAATTATGAGATTATATCTTCAGAAGAATAA
- a CDS encoding adhesin — MFGKKMKIFLVTLCFMLSISAVNAASDVNNVTTVGDDCETGDLDVDPPSGINLENIVTYSSIKNVNSTSEPIISSEDMSMYYKNGSRYEVYVYQDSNIIRAHENTANSSVIFNINGINYTRELVNGKASIGINLIPGNYSVTTFYHYGNKLISKTNNIEILSTIYGGDIVKLYRNGTQYYAMFLDGDGSPLVGSSVTFNINGVFYERQTNASGVARLNINLLPGKYILTAIHPNGLKYGNNIEIWSTIYGGDIVKLYRNGTQYYAMFLDGDGSPLVGSSVTFNINGVFYERQTNASGVARLNINLLPGKYILTAIHQNGEEKSDNITVLSTISAENITLTENVEGILTLKTFDGTNNVSIVVNGIEYIVQTDKEGIATLKLNLTKGTYVAHSTNLKSKEELDTTIYVVQNPDLVQYYDCYGVSPDGKYIMSIGRPSASGELSAYGYKFYKSVFTRICPCCGSDKLYWGIFWAGSETANWGVFPATGNKESGSAEGHIFCAYCDADFSAIDGKNHGGDGKNLKKVSSTTASSKDEAYLLKNGKIVYSSEDIIS, encoded by the coding sequence ATGTTTGGTAAAAAAATGAAAATATTTTTAGTTACTCTTTGTTTCATGTTATCAATATCTGCAGTTAATGCAGCTTCAGATGTTAATAATGTAACAACTGTTGGTGATGATTGTGAAACAGGAGATTTGGATGTTGATCCCCCATCGGGAATCAATTTAGAAAACATAGTAACTTATTCTAGTATAAAAAATGTTAATTCTACTTCTGAACCAATTATATCTAGTGAAGATATGTCTATGTATTATAAAAATGGAAGTAGATATGAAGTATATGTTTATCAGGACTCAAATATTATAAGAGCTCATGAAAATACTGCTAATTCTTCAGTAATCTTTAATATTAATGGTATAAATTACACAAGAGAATTAGTAAATGGGAAAGCATCAATTGGGATTAATTTAATTCCTGGAAATTATTCTGTAACTACATTTTATCACTATGGAAATAAATTAATTTCTAAAACAAATAATATTGAGATATTATCTACTATTTATGGTGGGGATATTGTTAAGTTGTATCGGAATGGTACTCAGTATTATGCTATGTTTTTAGATGGTGATGGTAGTCCTTTAGTTGGTAGTAGTGTTACTTTTAATATTAATGGTGTTTTTTATGAAAGGCAGACTAATGCTAGTGGTGTAGCTAGATTAAACATTAATTTACTCCCTGGAAAATATATATTGACTGCAATTCATCCCAATGGATTGAAATATGGAAATAATATCGAGATATGGTCTACTATTTATGGTGGGGATATTGTTAAGTTGTATCGGAATGGTACTCAGTATTATGCTATGTTTTTAGATGGTGATGGTAGTCCTTTAGTTGGTAGTAGTGTTACTTTTAATATTAATGGTGTTTTTTATGAAAGGCAGACTAATGCTAGTGGTGTAGCTAGATTAAACATTAATTTACTCCCTGGAAAATATATATTGACTGCAATTCATCAAAATGGTGAAGAAAAATCAGATAATATTACTGTATTATCTACTATTTCAGCAGAAAACATTACTTTAACTGAAAATGTGGAAGGTATATTAACATTAAAAACATTTGATGGAACAAATAATGTTTCAATAGTAGTTAATGGCATTGAATATATTGTTCAAACTGATAAAGAAGGAATAGCTACTTTAAAACTTAATTTAACTAAAGGAACATATGTGGCACATTCTACAAACTTAAAGTCTAAAGAAGAATTGGACACTACAATTTATGTGGTACAAAATCCTGATTTAGTTCAATATTATGATTGTTATGGAGTATCTCCTGATGGAAAATATATCATGTCTATTGGAAGACCTTCAGCATCTGGAGAATTATCTGCATATGGTTATAAATTTTATAAATCAGTATTTACTAGAATATGTCCATGTTGTGGAAGTGATAAACTTTACTGGGGAATATTTTGGGCAGGAAGCGAAACAGCTAACTGGGGAGTTTTCCCAGCTACAGGTAATAAAGAATCAGGAAGTGCAGAAGGACATATTTTCTGTGCTTATTGTGATGCAGATTTCTCAGCTATTGATGGTAAAAATCATGGTGGAGATGGTAAAAACCTAAAGAAAGTTTCATCAACTACTGCTTCTTCTAAAGATGAGGCATATTTGTTAAAAAATGGAAAAATAGTTTATTCTTCTGAAGATATAATCTCATAA